agaccggtaaaaaaaagagaagaccccagtccgaggtaaagcacgcattcataaaagacgagataaccaaacttctcaaaatagtgttcattcgggaggtgaaatatcctgaatggttagccaatgtagttgtagtgcctaaaaaagggaacaaatttagaatgtgtatagattttaaggatttgaacaaagcatgccccaaagattctttttcgctgcccaacatcgatcgcatgatcgatgccacggccgtccacgagatccttacttttctcgatgcctattccgggtataatcaaatccaaatgaacccagaagaccaggaaaagacttcatttatcaccaagtatggaacatattgttataatgtgatgccctttgggctaaaaatgcaagagctacttaccaacgcctagtaaataaaatgttcgaggaacaaataggtaaatcaatggaagtttatattgataacatgctagttaagtccctgcgcgcagaggaccatttgacccatttgcaggaaacgttcgagattctaaggaaatacaacatgaagcttaaccccgagaaatgtgctttcggggtcggtttggacaagttcctcggcttcatggtgtcaaatcgggggattaagattaaccccgataaaatcaaggccatcgaagacatcaacatcgtggacagcgtgaaagccgtacagaggctaacgagatggattgcagccttaggccgattcatttcgaggtcgtcagatcgaagtcacaaatttttctctctactaaaaaagaagaacgatttcgcttggaccccggaatgccaactggcattagaggaattaaaacgatatcgatcgagcccaccactgcttgatactccaaaaacagacgaaaatctttacttgtacttggcagtatcaaaaATCGCGGTAAGCGgtatcctagttcgagaagagcaaggtacgcaatttcttgtttattatataagtcgaaccttaggagaagcagaaactagatatccacacctagaaaaattggcacttgcactgataagcgcctctagaaagttaagaccgtacttttaATATCACCATATATGAGTATTAACCACTTaaccgcttcgtaatattttgcacaagcccgaactatcaggccgattggccaaatgggccgtcaaactcagtgggtacgatatcgaatatcaaccccatatggccatcaagtctcaaatattagcggacttcgtggccgatttcatgctgaccctcgtacccgaagttgaaaaagaactcttattgaaatcgggtacgtcatcgggggtatagaccctttttacggacggggcttcgaacgtgaatgGGTCCGTGCTAGGAatcgttttaaagccacccacgggtaatactattaggcaatctatcaaaactactaggttaaCGAACAAcaaggccgagtacgaggccatgattgcaggtctcgagctagctaataGCTTGGGAGTAGAAGTcatcgaagccaagtgtgactctttgctagtggtaaatcaagtaaacaaaaccttcaaagttcgagaagatagaatgcaaaggtatttagacaaactgcatgtcactttgcaccatttcaaagaatggactttacagcatgttccacaaCAGCAAAaaagtgaggctgatgcacttgcaaatttaggatcatcggtcgaggaaggcgaaataagctcggggactgtcgttcaactctcgagatccgtgatcgaaaaAGGTcgtgccgagataaattctacgagcttaacctgggattggagaaataaatatattgaatacttaaagaatggaaagctcctatcggaccctaaaaattcgagggccctacgaaccaaagatgctcgattcacattaactgcagatggaaCGCTATATCAAAGggcattcgatggaccattggcagtatgcttaggtccaggagacaccgattacatcctacgtgaggtgcacgaggaaacttgtgggaatcactccggtgtcgattcattagtccgaaaaagaATCAGGGcaaggtattattggatcgatatggaaaaagatgcaaaggagtttgttcgaaaatgtgacaaatgtcaaaggtttgcactaatgatccatcagcccggagagcaacttcactcagtcctatccccaaaGCCATtaatgaaatggggaatggatatcgtctggccctctgccatcggccccaagtaaagctaaattcattttatttatgactgactatttctctaaatgggttgaagcacagactttcgtgaaagtaagagagaaagaggttatagactttatctgggatcatatcgtatgtcgattcgggatacccgccgaaatagtatgtgacaatggaaaacagtttgtcggcagcaaagtgacaaaattcctcgaagaccacacaATAaagaggatattatcaacaccgtatcacctcAGTGGGAACAGacatgccgaatcaacaaacaaaactatcattcaaaacctaaagaagaggctaaacgacgctaagggaaaatggagagaaatcctacccgaagttcttagggcatatcgaacaacatcaaaatctagtacgggggccaccctgttctccttagtatatggctccgaagccttaattccagtcgaagtcCGAGAACCCAGTGTCAGGTTTCagtatacaacagaagagtcaaataacgaggctatgaccACTAGCCTCAAATTATCGGATGataaacgagaagctgctctcgtccaataggccgcccaaaagcagcaaatcgaaagatactataatcgaagaaccaagcttcgccattttaaactcggggacttagtgctaagaaaagcCACCCTTAGTACccaaaatccaaacgaaggaaaattaggaccgaactgggaaggaccgtattagGTTCTCAAAAACGTCGGAAAAGGATCGTACAAGCACAGTATTATAAACGACAaataactaccaagcaattggaatgtgtcgcacctaaaacgatactattgctaaggtacgaccctcctatattcgtttacattttgaaactaacccctgcaggagtccgatcaggagctaggatggatccttcaatacgaagccttaggtctgaaagcacgcgttgcactctttttcccttagaccggttttatcccaaataggtttttcggcaaggtttttaatgaggcaaccagtgATCGTACTAAACTTAGAAACAATttgacagtatccgaggcctctttacagtCGATCTCGAATAATTGGGGGAATTAGccatcaaatatatcaagttctgatgcaagaaggttatttcgtaacaacagggttccaataggaaaatttgtaagagccaaatggtcaaaacgaaccatgctcatgtagttggcccgagccctaaaacaaaacatgaacacatgtataatgacttgtaaagaaagttctcttctttacctatatcttatatccaagaaatattcctctatttcgagattatgcaaacaggattgagttcgagcaagcgttcactcgactattatgcctacgagccacattacttcgagttcaaattaTTCACccgactaataagcctatgggctactttttcgatttcgagcaaagactcactcaaccattatacctacgggccacattacttcgagttcgaatcattcactcgactactaagcctacgggccaatTTTTAGTTCGAGCAAgccctcactcgaccattacgcctacgggctatattactttgagttcgaatcattcactcgactactaagcctgcgggctacttttatttcgagttcgatcaagcattcactcgactattacgcctacgggctatattacttcgagttcgaattattcactcgactactaagcctacgagctacttttattttgagttcgagcaagcactcactcgaccattgcgcctacgagctacattacttcgagttcgaatcattcactcgactactaagcctacgggctacttttatttcgagttcgagcaagcactcactcgatcattatgcctacgggctacagtacttcgagttcgaatcattcactcaactactaagcctacgggctacttttatttcgagttcaaacaagcactcactcgaccattatgcctacgggctacattacttcgagttcgaatcattcactcgactactaagcctatgggctacttttatttcgagttcgagcaagcactcactcgaacattatgcctacgggctacattacttcgagttcaaatcattcactcgactactaagcccacgggctacttttatttcgagttcgagcaagcattcactcgaccgtTATGCCTatgtgctacattacttcgagttcaaatcattcactcgactactaagcctacgggctacttttatttcgagttcgagcaagcactcactcgatcattacgcctacgagcttcatttcctcgagttcgaatcattcactcgactactaagcctgcgggctatttttatttcgagttcaagtaagcactcactcgatcattacgcctatgggctatattacttcgggTTTGAATCACTCgttcaactaataagcctaagggctacatcacttcaaattcaaacaatcactcaactcgactactaagcctatgagctaccttatttcaagtttgagtaagctctcactcggttataaaggctacgaagtccaaatttgatcaaatttcctaaatccttgtgaaaatgttcataaggcgtgaataaaatcttcacaagacaggaaacaaaacagaagcaagtcggcaaaaaaggatatttttatatatacaagatcgtttacatgattgattacaacatagAAATTAAGGGTTACGCTTCTTGGTTATCCCCGGGAGCGGTCTCGTCTATATCGGGCTCTCCTCCGTTCTAGGACCCGCTCTTACTACTATCAtcgtcatcattatcatcatcgtcatcatcgaaaaccaaggcttcaacatcggcttcgagttctttagctCTTTTTATCTCTTCAACGAGATCGAAACCTTGAGCATGGATCTCcttgagggtctccctccgagatcgacactttagcaagttcagcgacccaatgtgctcgagtatcggggtcttggctgcctctcttgcttggacctgggcagctttagcgtcggcccgatagacggcaaTGAGCGCATCCGCATCAGCCTTTGCATTTTTGGCgttagattcggccttggcaagttcagaggccaaccgagcctcgagcttctctattcttcttgcttgaaccaagcttttctccttcatactGTGAAGTTGGTTTTCGGACGATGATAATTAGGCTCGAACTGCTTCTTTCTCTACAGCAAAGTGATCCATACCtttttccacttcaaagacttcGCTTTTAtctcatcgacctcctcacggagttttccgatcatctcaattttttgctgcagctgtgagaccgaaaaattagccatcgttccggtatcaagctCATAGGCTTTTAAAAATATCATTGTAAGTCTTGGCCAACTCaactcggaggtcttttatttcttcTCCCCTTTACCCTAAGGTCTTTATTTTTGATGCAGAGTGGATGTCGCTACTCTGCAGATTGAAAAGGGAGTGGCAGTAGAGCCAGCCTTTTCATGTTgaacttcattttttttttatataaagggCAATGCCACCGTACGGCAGAATTAACCACAAAGAAAAAAAGGCCAAACAATTAATCATACAAGGGAAGTCATTAATGTTCTGGTACAATGAATACTTCGGAAGCAAAATAGCTTTAAAATCACTCGAAGAGTTCTACTGATAGATAACTAAATTCTTTGCCAAAAACATTGAAACCAAAAGTTGGTCCACCTACACTATACCCCATAAAAACATTGGAGAAAAGTAgaaaaaagaaattatatgcTCATCAATGAATCTATTTCCTAATTCAGCGAGTTAAGGATATTAGACATAAATATAATTAAACAAATGTACCTTTATCGTGAATCTTCATTTGAGTGTTACACGATAAGTACTAGGAATCACTTCAGGGTACTAATTAATGTCAACTGATATGCAAAAAGAAATCGTAGCTGAAGCTGAATCTCCCTATAAAATTGCATGGACGAGGGACGACAAGttggaaaaattaaaaacaagtTTAATGACAATATGACATCGATTGGTCCACTTGTCTAGTCTCATTATTGTGGACGTAAAAACTTCCCTAAATCATCGGAATCAAGAACCCTCGTTAACACTGTGATgataaaaatgtcatctttaaatttaataagtaattctgtgttcgaAAACCTCGAAAAGcgctatttattattcctcgacttgcgtgtgcaattcataaaattttccgaaaagtttttatgtgaaaaatggattaaaatgtgaaatagagcctaaaacttaactgagttaactttggtcaatattttgagcaaacggatctgaatcagtattttgacagttttgatagctccgtatcataatttgggatttgggcggatgcccggaatttaatttggaggtccctagcttaagttatgaccatttaacggaaactagtaatttaaaggctaaagatttctaagtttgaccatggggttGCCTTTTTGCTATCagagccggaatctgattctggaaatttgaatagttccgttatgtcatttatgacttgtgtgccaaatttaaagtcattccggattaatttaGTATGTTTGGGCacaagatttgcaaattgaaaagtttaaaactcaaagttcgaatataggggtgaattgtaatttcagtattgtttgacgtgattttagaccccgagtaagtctgtattatgttacgggacttgttggtatattcggacggggtcccgagtaccccgagtgatattcgaatcgaaatcggaacaagaatttgacttaagcaaaatctggaattttgctgcttctggtgccttcgcttctgcgaagccttggccgcagaagcgactccgcagaagcgtgaagcccatcgcagaagcggaaacagGGTGCTAGGCAatagtctgcagaagcggacatattgtccgcagatgcggccatttcatcgcagaagcgaaattgaCAGAACATTTAGGGGTCGAAAAtgaccatttttcttcatttcgtttagACATTTAAacctcggtttttgggcgatttgacGGAGTTTTTCAAAGGttcgaattgggtaagtgtttcttatcccataatgattatatttcatgaatccatgtctatattcatcatttattttggatttagatggaagaaattgaaatttttataaaatctttcaaaaataaaatatttagatttgaaggtccatttgatatcgaaattggataatttttgtatggttggactcgtctcggaatgagtgttcggatttcataagttttttcgagatttgagatgtgagtcccactatcgaatattttaataaatttcggatttttatccgaaaaattagtaaattcatatggaattaattcctatgattcgtattgaatatatcgaattgtttgtgaatagatttgaaacttttggagataaatttaaaaggaaaagtcttagttgagtaattgattggaatttgcaaagcgaggtaagtatcgtggttaaccttgacttgagggaatagaacccttaaactatttgtcgtgtgaaatgcatgtgaacgacgcataggcaaggtgacgagtgtctatacgtcatcaaattaattgtttgcataattacttgaaaaatcataaatcgttttaaatcatgaattaattattataataattgtttctctcctattctttgtcaaatattaattcttgaattcctgcattaattattacaagttatttgaattatgtgtctcaattgttatttgacatttagcatattaaatattaaactgcctattttctccctgatttccataataatttgctatttgtcattgtttgtttcataattaaattataattattgtatgcttgttgtcttataattttatattaattattgcacttattggggaaatttcttctataagaattgataaatggatatattggaggatcgggttgcacgccctaacagaattgattgacatggatatattggaggatcgggttgcacgccgcaacagacttattaaaaagtccatattggaggatcggattgcacgccgcaacagacttattaaaagtcaatatttgggggatcggattgcacgccgcaataaacttatttaaaagtcaatatatataattgattaaataattatatgagaggattgaaaatgaatatattgtgagagcggacggcacgctgcaacagaattgaatgtgaatatattgtgagagcgcgttgcacgctgcaacagaattgaatgtgaatatattgtgagagcggattgcacactgcaacggaaattgatggaaaatgataattggttatgactgctgagttagcttcaattactataaatgagttacctgatttatttttattatttattgttgttactaatattgcgtacaggttaatgtaagtgacccgccttaacctcgtcactacttcgttgaggttaggctcagcacttaccagtacatggggtcggttgtactgatactacactctgtacttcttgtgcagatttcggagttagtCCCAatggtgtaccatagacttgctcggatttcagctactcggaggagacttgaggtataactgcacagcgtccgcagttctgaagtccccgtctattttactttagctgtgtgtttgtttccagacaactttaatttattcagacctttatttatatttattctagaagctcgtgcacttgtgacaccaattctgagttggtatttagacattgttatttttatggattattcactatattttaaaatttacttccgtaattgttctttgttattaataaatttaaaaattattttaaaattgataatattattctaacattggcttgcctagcaagtgaaatgttaggcgctattacggtccgaaggtggaaatttcggatcgtgacaaacACATTAATCAAAGAACTAATTCTGAGTTAATTGTTAAGAGTATTCTCTTTCATATTGCAAAATAACCGCTTAgtttatcattatcattttaaTTAATCAGCCTAGGTACTCGCAAAGGAGAATGAAGATGGGATTCCAAGTTTGATTTAAAAGAAAAACCTTTGTTTTATTGTTAAACATTCAACTATAAATCTAACTCTTTGAGATTTCAGCTATTTTGATAGATGAAACTTTTGTGGCGCAATGTATATAGCATAGGTTACGTTGTTCTAATACGTTCGTActctgtttatatatatatatatatatatatatatatattttacctttctatacactatttgaaactttattatcctccttactcaaatttcaatttaattacataggcatatacaatttaccaattatatacattttagaaatttaatgAGAATCAATTAACTCCTATAATCTCTCTAACGTACATATCCCACTCCCCCCACGTTTCTTTCTCCATACCCCCCATGATTCTATACTCTCTCCCTTCATTAACGCTCTcttctattttttttcaaaaatctttAATAATCTCTCTCAATCTTTCTGAATTTTCGCTCTAAATCCTACGAAAATAGTAGCAGCTTAAATTTTTCCTTCCCTTACAATGAAAAAGAAAGGAGTTTCGAAGAATAGCCCTAAAAAAGCTAATGTTGGTGATATTTCTACTTTTGATTTGGGTATTTTCTCACAGGATTCACCCAAAAAAGTAGTGAAATCGGCACATGCAAAACCAGAGACAACGTCCAAGCTTTCTCCTCGTGAAGTTAGGGTAGAAGCTCGAACAAAACTCAAGCATGACAGGGATGCTGGTGATTTCATCGAAGAAGAAGTTATCCCGAAACCTGCAAAAAAAATCAAAGTTTCTCCTACTGTCAAACCTTCAGAAAAGTAGAAGGTTCAAAAATCACCTAAAACTATACTCCAACAGTAATTGGAGAAGGTAAAATTTTAGTAGTtacaattttgattttttttaaagttacAAAACCTGATCTCATTCTCATGAcgatacattttttttttttttttgtatttgtagAAATTTTATCTACATTATGTATATTTGTTGTTGGTTATCAACTTTTTTACATTTCCCTCGAAATTATAGATTTCTTGTAtattattcgaaattattttgTTAGGGAATGTACTACATGATTTAGTTAgttttattggttattatttgATCTATTTTGTAGATGTTAGTTTTATTTTCTGTAAAGAAATTGTATATATTATGTCTAGTTGTTACTTTCTAATTTCTTGATCTAAACATAATTTTATCAGTGCATTAGTAGCTTCAATATAGTCAGTTGTTATATATGTTTACTAATTTTGTAACTTACTTGTATACAATGTATTAATGTCTTTGTGGCTGTAGCTAAATTGTAGTAgaattgtatttattttattttttggtctTCAAAAAAGTTTTATTAACTTACTGTTTCTTTTGGTGCAGAATCGAATATTTATAGCCTATTATTCGAAATCATATTGTTAGGGGATGTACTACTTGATTTAGTTGGTTTTATTGGTTATTAGTTGCTCTATTTGTAGATGTTAGTTTTATTTTCTgtaaacaaattgtatatattatATCTTGTTGTTACTTTCTAATTTTTTGCTCTAAACATAATTTGTAGCTTCAATGTAGTCAGTTGTTATATATGTTTACTAATTTTGTAACTTACTTGTATGCAATGTATTAATTTCTTTCTGATTGTAGCTAAATTATAGtagaaatatattttttttttgtcttcaAACAAGTTTTTTTACCTTACTATTTCTTTTGGTGTGGAATCGAATATTTTTTGCACCACATTATGTTGATTATGGCATCACTAGGTTTCAGAAATTATTTGACCCTGTTGTTCCTAGGCAAATCAAGGTGTTATTGTCTGAAAATGGGTTAAAGTTATTTAAGAAGACATGTTTTGGGCATTTTCTTTCCCTACCCAAAATATTTATCCAAAATCAGGCAATTCACCTTCTCATGAAGTATGAATTGAACGCATCTGATTCTGATTTTTTTACTGCAGAGATAAAGGATGAGAGACTGAACTTTGGGTTGAGGGAGTTTGCCCTTATCACCGGCCTTAGATGTCTTACAGAAATGACTGACTTTGGTTATACAATTAAGTATGACAGTAAAACAATAAGGAGCTATTTTCGAACAAGAAAAAAGTTGAGAAGTCATACTTGAAACAAATTGTAACCAGCCATAGTTGGGTGAATGATGAGGATGCAGTCAAGCTATGTATTCTCTATCTGATAGAATTCTTCCTCTGTCCTTCAGAGAAAGATAATAGTTTGATAGACCATTTTAGGTTCTACTTGGTAGACTCGGGGCAGTATGCGAATTCCGCATGGGGTATCAAAACTTATACACAATTGCTTCAGTCCCTTAGGCACAAACTCAACTCTTCAGTGCATTTTTATCTCATTCGAGGTTTTGCACTCGCTATGCAAATATAGTTGTATGAGTGTTGCTCTAGAGTCATTACCGATATAGCTACAAGGGTTGGTAATTTGATCACCCGCATACTTAACTGGACAACTAGTAAGGACAAGATATGAATATCTGCATTGGCAGATAGAATGAACAAACTATCATGGATCAAAGTAAATATTTTTCACTTCCGGACAGACAATTTAATTCAAATTATCTACACATTTTATACATATTTTGACTAGGTCCCTCACTTTTTTTTCCACTCAATTCACCAACATGCTTGACGCCCCATAAGAGCTTTCAAGAATAACTTTGCCAGACAAAGTTGAATACATTATTGAAGAAGCTGAAACAAAGGGCGAGCATCCGGCAGATGTTCCATCTCCATTTGGACATAAGCAGGCAATGGGAATAGATGACAAGAAAGATATTGTGAAATAATTAAAAAGATTAAGAAAAGATGTTAATAAGGTAACCTCTTAAGATAATCCTAGCTagtttctttaatttatgttttatatatatatatatatatatatatatatatatatataaaaacatcTAATTGTCAGATACATTATAATATTTTTTGTACTTAAGGTTTTTCAAAAACTAGGTAGCATTCGACTGCTACTCAATGATTCCATCAAGTCTGTGTTATAGGCAATAAAAAGTCAACAGGATATGAACATTGATGCTAAGGTTTCATTCGAAATATATTCATTTTGGACAATAATTTTTAGCATGTTTATGTTTATAATAGTATTCATAAAGTACATAGCCTAACAAATTCCCAATGCAGTTTACTGGTAGTTCTAGGAAAAATGACGAGCattacaaagaaaagaacaaacaaCAGAATCCGGGCAGTAGTGCTAAACCAGTGTTGGCCAGCAGCAGTAAAACAAGTATTTTAACAATTTTAACACAATTTAATGACAAGTAATCTACATTATATTTACATTATATCTACATATAGCCTAAATTATCAACAAATAATCTATATTATATTTCCAATTAATCTCTTAGATACAAGGCACATGTCTTACCTTCAAAATGAGGAGAATGTTCCTGTAGGTGTTGACTTATCTTCCCAATTTTAAGGGGCATTGGAGGAAGAGACTGTAGGTATGATTTAGTACATTCTATCCACAtattttgtcacgatccaaacatccaactaggcaagccaattaattatttaaatatatattcatttttaaaaaaattatccgagtaataaaactcagagtacttgcaaaaattaagacaatgtgagaaataagataagttaaaacccaagtaaaataattaaatccaaaatttctactagtgtgtgccaagacctggtgtcacaagtgtatgagcatctagtagattataaaaaattctaaatactgtctgaactaaaatagacagaatacaaatataagaagaggcactagttgctgcagaacagctcagaaaggggcagctcaccactaagcctctggataacgtgggtgcgcgCCGATGGGTCCTCCGATAGTACATGTCTCAAGTCaggcacaaaaagtgcagcaagcgtagcatgagtacgtaaacaacgtgtacccagtaagtatcaagcaatctcaaagaagtagtgacgagaggtcgactttgacactcactatgggttaataatattaaaatagaaatatttaaatcaacgtgatttatagaatttacaaaaatatttctttaaccaacagaattaattaaattccttcaaatgcgataatttctaatttattaattaacttcacaagcaacaattaaaatattaaggtatcgtgtaattattattatttggtataatttctgccgaggtcgtacggcctgatccagagtgtcgtgtacactgccgagggacgtgcggtgcgatccatagatgcatctatactgctgaggcgttcagcccgctccacaagaaaggatgacattttcttatgtacctccggaatgaggatatatatatatattatgagatTAATACAAGAGGgtgtacaatttcttttaataattaattaatttatacaaaaattcaagtatatgagatttcaatcttttactatttttcctaacaattcacagtatagttcaaatactttaattaaataaaggatacaattaatACAcgaaattcatgatttgagttctaaactgcccggactttagcataaatagtagctacgcacggactctcgtcacttcgtgcgtacgtagcccctacaat
The DNA window shown above is from Nicotiana tomentosiformis chromosome 8, ASM39032v3, whole genome shotgun sequence and carries:
- the LOC138898091 gene encoding uncharacterized protein, translated to MIAGLELANSLGVEVIEAKCDSLLVVNQVNKTFKVREDRMQRYLDKLHVTLHHFKEWTLQHVPQQQKSEADALANLGSSVEEGEISSGTVVQLSRSVIEKGRAEINSTSLTWDWRNKYIEYLKNGKLLSDPKNSRALRTKDARFTLTADGTLYQRAFDGPLAVCLGPGDTDYILREVHEETCGNHSGVDSLVRKRIRARYYWIDMEKDAKEFVRKCDKCQRFALMIHQPGEQLHSVLSPKPLMKWGMDIVWPSAIGPK